A stretch of DNA from Oryza brachyantha chromosome 9, ObraRS2, whole genome shotgun sequence:
GTGGTTAAGGTGATACCATACATCTGGTGCTATAGCAACAGGCACCTTGAATTTCCATGAACACATGGCAATCCATGTCTGCCAACAACTTTTAAGTCTGCAAGACTGAGTATCTCTACGAGAGTAAAACTGAGTGCGCCTCTTAATTTATAGAGTTCAGAAAGGGAAACGGCATAAAAAATGTGCTAAGCCGCTAAGCATGACATACCTACATTGCGGTCAGTAGTGGTGATCAATAACACGCAAAGAATGAAATAACTGATTGCAAAAAAGTGGTATACTAACCTGTTCAGGAAGGATAGCGTCCTAGAATACGTGCAGTCAAACCTCAAAATCTTAAATCATTAATAGCTACAGAAATACCAGGATTTAAAATGTGAAACCGTTAGTAGATTTGTCTAGAAAAAGATCtttcatataattatatttttaatacttcTTATAAATGTATGGTTAGAGAATGAAATGATAATTGATAAAACATGTGCATTAGAGATTATCTCATGTCCAAAACGTCATCCTTTTGAGAACTGAGAAGTATAATGCTACATTTTGATTTCATAAACTTTCCTATCTAATCACCAAGGTGATCAATGAGTGTGAAGAAGTGGTAAAGAAATGCTGCACCTGCACATGTGGATGACAATGGCAATTGCTAGACAGTATTTGCATGAACAGttaacattaatatatattcccAGCAATAGGTCCATGAGATTATGTGCATGATCAATGAAAGCTGTCACACACTCCAAAATCTGCATTAACCAAACCTACCCAAGGAGTAGGGCCACATAGGCCTAGCATCCTACTTACACTCTCTTCCCTGCTTTATGAAAAGGATTAACTACAAGGAATTATGGTTGGAACATGGAATGTGTGGGTTGTTTATACGGTGGATCAAACCTATCTAAACTCTCTGCGTGGGACTAATACCACAATAAAAGACCACTTGGGCCAAATGGGCACAAACTAGAATACACACATGGGCCAACTAGAACACATTAATGGTCCAATACATGACAGCCAAATGGCTATAATATTTTGGTATGAGAAAATGCTGTAAAACAGTGCTTGAGGATGAAGTCTCAGAATGCAGGATGACTTGGTTAGACCAGGGTCAACTTGTGTTTTGGGTTTTCATCAGGTCGGGTTTTTGTGTGGTTGGATCAATAGCATCACAATTTTGGCTCGGGTTATAGTCATTTAGACCATATTCTGTCAGTAAAAGATGCCATAAGAGAAGGTGGGCAGATGACCATagaccatatatatttaaagattATGCTTGTTTTTGACAAGTGTTACGATAAAGGAAACTAATTTTggacaaactatttttagatgtaCTAAAATTAGTAAACATAGTTTCTCATGCACACAGAGTCCCTTCTTCCCCCAATGTGTTAACCAGAGAAGCAAAAGGTCGAAAACAACAATTTTAAATCACCTGAACTTCATGCCAGTTAGAGACAACCCAAAAAAAGCAAACCTGAATGGCTTGTGGCCACTGCTAGGCGGCACCCATATACTGTCCAAAAAGTGTGTGGTTTCCCTTCGCTAGCATCCCATCCTCCAGTCGCTCCTTCGTTGTAGTATGGTTCCTTGTGCTTTGCTTTTCCATTtgctccttccttccttctgtTTCCATTCTGCTCAATTTTAGGACAATTCTCACCGATTACTGCTTCATTTCTCATATAATGAAATTTCATGCATTCTCCATGGAATTGTCAGGATAGGGTAAGGTTTCCATTTGCATGGGAAAGAGGGAGAAGCGAATCCTTCTACCCAATCTCTCTTTCCCATATCAATTGATTTGTCTTGTTCCATTTGCAAATTTAATCGAAAAGAAGAGCAGTAGATTCCACAGTTCCTTGATTTTCAGCAAGAGGAAAGGTGctcaaacaaaaatttattgGAGCATCGCCGGGATAGTTCTTTGGCGTGGGAGATAAAGTCCTGCAGAATTTGAAGCATGGAGAGTCCACCAAGAGGGACAGAAACAAGTGAATTAGTGCCAAATGATGGAGAAAGCAGCTCAAGGAACAGCCAACACAACGGTGAGGAGAATCCCATTTCAGAGGTGAGTAACGATGTACTCCTCATAGGGCAAGCTATTGAATTGAAGGAAGATGGGACAAGGCTATTCCAGAGGAGGGACTATGAGGAGGCAGCCATCAAATTTGGCAATGCAATAAAGCTCCTTCCAAAGGAACACAATGATATTGCTTTTCTCCACTGCAGTGCTGCAGCGTGTTACATGCACATGAATCCTGAGGACTATGAACATGCAATTGATCAGTGTAATCTGGCATTGGAGGCATCACCAAAGTACACAAATGCATTATTGAAAAGGTCACGGTGTTTCGAAGCATTGGATAGGCTTGATCTCGCTTGTGAGGACGTACAGAAGGTGCTGAGCTTAGAACCAAACAATATAACTGCATTGGAGCTATCAGAGAGTATCAGGGAGCGGATGGAGGAGACAGACATTTTGTTGGAGAAACAAGTTGTTTCACCTAAGGAGCCTAATGCCATTTTAGCAAAAGAGAAGATCAGAAGGAAGGTATCCCGCAAATTTAGAAACTCCATAGTTGAGGAAGAGGTGTGGGAAATGATTCATGAAGAGGACATGCAAGAGAATGAAGAAAATATTGAGGAAGAAAAATGCAATGGGAATGACCATGTGCAGAATGATGCAAGGCTGGAAGAAAACAACACTGAGCAGGTGCAGATAAAACATAATCGGGATAGCGATGAAAAGTACAGAGAAGAGACCAGGCCGAATCATGGACAGTGCAGTCGAGGAGCGAGCAATGATGGGCAGAAATTGCAGCACTCTTCACTGAATATGGAAGAGATGTTTGTCAATCTCAAGCATGGTCAAGACAAGCATCAGAAACATCTTAAAGAGATCCATGTTAGAAGCAGTCATGAGCAGGAAACCCATCCATTCAGTAGTATCGACAAACGTCAAAAGAATATTGATCAGATACAAACCAATAGTCACAGCTTGCAAGAAAAGCACACAGAGAAGTTTGAAAGGTATGCAAATGGCAACCGAGAAAAACCTATTTTAGGCAGGCATATTGGTCGTGGTGAGGATAAGCAGGAAAAACGGTCGACAACCAAACCAACACACCATGGCAGAGACAAGCACAAAAAGCATATCACAGAGAATCACACAGATGTTAACAGAAGAGCAATGAAGAGCGTAAAGTTTGTTTGTGGAGATGACATACGGATTGTTGTAATTCCAGAAAATATTACTCTAATGCAGTTGATGGACATAGCTCGCTATAAGTACAATCCTCACCTGAAATCCATACTTCTTAAATTTATGGACAAAGAGGGTGACCTGGTGACAATTACCTCAAGTGAAGAACTACGATGGGTCGAAGAACTAGATCCACAGAAGCCTGTCCGGTTGTATATAAAGGAGGTAAGTCCTGATCGTGAAATCACTAGGGATCTTGTCATGCCTACTACTTCCTACAATAAGTTCGAAAGAAATCACCATTCCATGTCTGAATGTGGAAGTTCTAGGCatggtgaagaaaaaaattctttcacGGATGACTGGATGGTACAATTTGCCCGTCTATTCAAGAATCATGTTGGTTTTGATTCTGATGCATATGTGGATCTACGCGACCTCGGTATGAGGCTCTACTACGAAGCCATGGAAGAAACCATCACAAGTGAAGAAGCCCAGGAGATATTTCAAGCCGCAGAGGCAAAATTTCAGGAAATGGCAGCTTTAGCATTGTACAATTGGGGCAATGTTCACATGTCTCGTGCAAAGAAGCGGTTACTTTTATCTGAAGATTCTTCACAAGAATCAATACTTTTTCAGGTAAAAAATGCATATGAGTGGGCATGCACTGAATATGTCAAAGCTGGGAAAAAGTTTGAAGAGGCAGTGGATGTAAAACCAGACTTTTATGAAGGTCTCATTGCTCTTGGACAGCAACAGTTTGAGCAAGCAAAGCTTTCATGGCGTTATGCAGATGCATGCAAAATAGGCATGGGAACTGAAGTCCTAGAACTATTCAACCATGCTGAGGACAATATGGAAAAGGGAATTGAAATGTGGGAAGGAATAGAATATTTGCGTGTAAAAGGACTATCTAAAtcaaaaaaggagaaaatgtTACTGGATAAATTGGGCTTGAATGGACATGCAAAAGATTTTTCAGCAGATGAAGCATTTGAACAAGCTTCAAATATGCGATCTCAGCTGAACATTTCATGGGGTACCATTCTTTATGAGCGTTCAGTAGTGGAATTCAAGTTAGGACTATCGAGCTGGGAGGAAAGCCTTACTGAAGCAATCGAAAAATTTAAGACTGGTGGAGCATCTCTACCTGATATAAGTGTAATGATAAAGAACCATTGTGCAAATGAGAAAACACAGGAAGGTAAGGTACGGTGTACTTAATTAGTTGTGCATGATCTGTGCAAGTTTCTTTGTTGTAATGCTGTGAACTCATCTATTcccaaacatattttttattgaagaaATTTTATTGAACATTACAATAATCAGTACTTGAAATGACTGCCCTGTTCTCATTGCTGCTTTACCTGTTCAAGTTTCCTGACCTAACTCTTGCAAATATTGGGTCAATACTCAACTGTTTTGTTTTGGAATagctagtaaaaaaaaactagtggaCCCATAATTGTATTGGTAGATGTAAAATGACTGCCCTGTTTGGCAACgtgataaattatttatagttgaGAAACTGGTCAGGTTCTTCACAATTAGTAAAACATAACTGTGAGTTCCTGAGGATACATTCTGTAACTGGCTATAATGTTGGTACATAGATAGCTGAGACAATTTGCTTATCCTGCAGGATTGAGCTTCAAGATTGACGAGATAGTTCAAGCATGGAATGAAATGTATGATGctaaaaagctaaaaaatggTGGCTCTTCTTTCCGTCTAGAACCTTTATTTCGAAGAAGGCCTTCAAAGCTGCATAATATATTAGAGCACATACACTACACATGAGATTGTATATCTGACATAGGACTTGGATGCTGTAAACATGGATAGGGAGGTTGAGACtatctttttttctgaaaaaggtAATCTCATCCTTTACACAAGACTTACTCtgtgtttattattaaaagtatttatttcatgtgattctggaaaatgagtTAACTTTTACTCTGTGTGCtgttcatgcatgcacaagCATCAGGatattgagttttttttaaaaaaataatcgttATCTACTTGTATTATATTGCAATCAGTATTCAGTACAGACATGGACTTTACTCTGATCCATGTACTGTGTCAACACCATGGAACAAACCAAAAGGCAGGGCAGGGCAAATTCGTTTCTAAGTGAAATAGCCAAATTGGCCTTGGAGAGGTGCTAAAatctaaaacatataaaatagcaCTTAAAATCCTAAAAGATAACAAACTAACAAAAAGTAAGTAATCCCTCTAAGCATGATAATAAGCCATTTTGGACAGTGGTATTGCCTGTGAAGTACAGCTTTGACTACAAATgtttgtaaaataattaaactataatgttataatttaattttaaagacAAATCGACCAATTAAATTTCCGCACATCTGATCTAAATACCTTAGAAGTGACTGTTGCTTAAAGTTTTGAAATTCAGACTAGAGGTATGTGCAAAACAACAGTTTTCAGTGACTGGAGGTGGTACAATAACATGATGGCCACTAACTTAATGTTGCTACCGTTCGAAATAATTAGCTGCTGATTTGTTAGAACTTAGAACTGCAATTGTGGAAAAATAGATGacaatatgatatatattaacatTTTTCATCTTCCACCATTAATGAATTGTTGCTGAAGAGCAAAGCTCTCATATTTTTTCACATAAACACATACTTATTTGAGTTTCTTGAAATCTTATTAATGTAAATTGAGCTCACAAGTAGCATCAAACTTTTAGGTCCTGTATAACCTGTTTCCATGTAGAATATGATCTGCATTAAATTGTCATATTTTCCACCTATTTGCTCCATGGATATCATTGGAGCAATAAGTCATCCCGAAATTTAAAATATCGATGATTTTTACATGTGCCTGCAGACTGATTATTTATGGTATTGGAGTACACGCATGCTTCCTACACCGAGTGATCTTCCCATTCAAGCAAACAGAGCTGCTAAGGATGCACATTATACTAAAGAAGATATTTCACAAGCTTCCTATTTCAGATATGCAAATGTCCAAGTGTGTACTCATAGATAAATAGGAAGGCTCAGCTAAATTGTAACTTCTTGTAAATGAAACACGATAGTGAATTGTTCATAGTCCTCAATTGCATGAAAGTTATGTATTTTTGTTGGAAAGATTTTATTATATGCAGAGATATAAATCGATAAATAataatacttcctccgtccccAAAAAGACTTCGTTTTTAGCCCATCTCACATATCTCTATACAAAGCTACAAAGACCAATGCATTTGTCTCCTACTTTTTCAAATCTGTATACATCTGACACAGTTTCACATTTCTCTTTTATAGAAGCTATAAAACTAAGTTGTGCTCTGCAGTACATACATATAATAGCAGCATTTCTTTTGCAGACCTATTCACCCAGAATAACAGTAACCtgactaaaattttgtttccacGCTTCCAAATGATTCATTCAACAGAATTCCAGGAAAATGCTAACCCAAAGCCAAGATATAACAAATTAATCCTATTTATACTTAAAGAAAACATGGGGTCTGGGCCGTCTGGTCATGCATCAGTTCCTACCAATACTCACTCAGTCAGTGCTAAAATCACAACTTAAACAGTTTACGCAACCTGATTCTGAGCACAGAAAGAAGATAGGGAAGTGGAAGAGCATGGGCAGGATTGGTAGACTGACCTGAGAGAGGAGTACGGGGCAGGATTGGAGGGACGGcagcgatggcgacggggGATCGCCGGAcgcctttctttcttcttggCGTTGCAGCCGGGAAGGGATTGGGATTCAGCCTCAGGGAAGACGGTCGAGACTGAAGCTGCATTGCTGGTCTTCTTTTTGGGCCTTGGTCTCCAACTCTCCATGGGCCTGtttaagcttttttttttcatcttttacgACAAGACTTCAATCGTGCTTATCCACCATTCGACAAAACATTTGGTTTTGCTAAAAATCTGCGGTCACACTAACGTAACTATATAGTATAATAATTACGGCATAGCTATCATGTAATCGTTATATACATAGTGCTAAGCCATGAGTATAATATAtgacacataaatttattataaagttatatattttagttataattttATCCTTATAGAATTTGATCTATTGGATCTAAAATAATGGACAGCTCATAATCATTTAAGGTACCTTAAAAATTCTAAGATTTTAGCTACTGCCCATGACAATGTCACATATAATTGGGCAATAATGAAGGAGAGAGTTATCGTTGACATAAGAGACCACGGTTGACTATACtaatctttcttctttttacaCTAATTTTAGGGCTTGTGTAgctaaaattatatgtaataGCCATCACTAGTAAACTTTGATGTTACGCTTTACTAGTCATTAATATGTCCACCCACGCGCGCTACATATGTTAAACAATCAATATCAACTTGGTATttactaattaaaatattagatTATGAAACTATTACAGTTGACATTATAAATTGATGATAGTCAAAATGTAATAACTTTCAATATCAACTATTGTACAGAGTATAACCTATCGATTATTgtatttaatcttaaatttcgaattatattttgtatttgtttaattccaaatttccattattagtaaataaaggaaaaaaaatagttgggACTAACCAAGTACAACTCTTTATtgattaattcaaaatttttagagtTGTTAAATTGTCAATGTTAGAATAGTCCCATGTTAAAAATTTGGattcatgtcattataaatttgctagttttgaaatatatcattacaattcgactaattgtaaagatgccattataatttcagaagtattagaaatatgccactccataccctttcggtgtattttttaaaaaaatttggaccaTATTGCCCATCTGCTATTTACTGCGGCCTTAGCATGTGCAAGGgcaatttggtccaaaaatgACATCTGAAatggttctaaaattatagtgGCATCTTTACAATTAGTTGAATTGTGATGGCCTATTTCAAAACTGataaatttgtaatggcaTGGATCTTACACTAACTTAAAATAGGGAGTTCGTAACTCTTAAGCTAGCTTTTAGTGTATAGCAAGGCTTTCTTATGGTTGGGCCAACGTATCCCGGTTTTGGGGCAACAAGTGGATAGACATAATTGAAACTCCAATCATTGTACAAGccatgtttattatttttgcattttaGAATTATTAGATCATGAAAACTCCATAGTGAATACTGCTGggtattattaattttaaattggataaatgcatatatttcttttagtGGAAGATCTCCGTTGTAGATTTGATATAGGTGGACACATAgtattgaaagtgcatctaacccctaaacgaagttttggatgattaatgacaatgctagccaagcatgtgtgcgctaatgagttgtgattgcagagaagatgagagatcattttgattgaaggattacttgatcaaacttagagcatgtgtgacccgaagCGACGGCTCTACAAAGACGAAGGCGCTTGaaggcgtattttattttttctttttgagtcgtaggaacttcgtactactaagaggggtcactggaatctctgcatgcatcctgGAGTAAGCCTAAGCCGAGTGGAGTAAGTTTAGGTCTAGTTGTAGCCTATGCTGTTTTTCCTGAAGCAgggacaggacggtccggtccttggtccggttTCTGCTTGGTCCGGCCCTTTGTCCGgtgacaggacggtccggtccttggtccggtgacaggtccttggtccggtgataggacggtccggtccttggtccggcccctgctctgagtgagtgagttaagtgtcggccggatggtccggcccctagccggacagtccggttatgtttcttttccaacggctaagtgacgtctgccagcctataaaaggggctcttgagatctagccgttggtgaggctttttgttcgagttttctggttgctagggtaagtttagcacctctcaagcctccccactaacccaatacacctcctagagagattaatcattggatcatgtcttagagagagtgttaaggttagtgagtgatagagtgttcattctcgggcgttgatggacgcatgtggagtcaaggtggcctattactcttggagattgatctcttagacggataggcgtcgcccacgagcctccgattcgtgtggatcgcccgggagcaagttgtgaaagTTGGTACCTAACCTCCACAagggaataggtaagattgatagtggattcttgtgctttctcatagaaggctgcagggtagagcgaattgcaatctagggctaggcaagccgccttgatcttgaccttggtggtcgatcgaaggggttgctaatccctagttgtgaattcggagacccgtgttggccttgtgggaggaagccaagagagggaaaggatcgagagagatcccgctcgcaggagcgcctcaacggagagtaggatcgaaagatctgAACTTCAgcataaatctctcgtgtctttgttcttatgatttcgtgttctgtttgttcctgcgatctttctgctattttattacacacataatcacatcacgtttccaggaacatcaccgaaaaggtagactgtcaagtctgcatttttcactgaccagactgtccggtgttctaaccagaacggtccggccagagctctcggcccaacccaagagtgccgaccggacgATCTAGCCAAAGGCCCGGATGGTCTGGCCCCTGTACTGATCACTGtgatttgaaagatttttcagGACAGCTATTCACCCCtcctctaggctgtctctctgggacttcaattggtatcagagcctattCTTCTGAAAAGACTTAAAAGCTTGAAGTGATCCAAGATGGGAGACAAGACTAGCGACGTTTCGAAGAACAACAACCTTAAAGATGAATATGGTGTAGAAGGCTCTACCAAAAAGGGAGCCTCTATTGAGTTTGAttacttgtcacgcccagaaattcctcgcatgaatttctgaacttaattgtgtattaaatccctgtccaggaccagggtacacaaaaagacaatgttgattacataaccatcgttcttagaaacaactgaaaattacacttattctagcgaaaatgcagcggaaagaaaaacaaaggggtagactagctccagcgggtacggctccagtccacaggcaacacttcgacggcggacagctcactcctgagaggcacctccatcggactctgcttctagctctgggttgggaaagttaagcaaggctgagtacaaaccaccgtactcaacaagcaacacggacaaggggagaaaataaatgatgcaacggaatttacaaggacaggctagggttagttgcgacaaagcagcagtttaaataaataacagagattgaacGAATACAGGTAatttaagtacagtaaagcataaataaataaacagttgtaaagtaccacaacactgtccaacgttacaccacgttgcaacaggcccaaccactactcaacgttacaccacgttgcagtagtcccaagtggtaacagattttactcaagttattagggttcactaatcacagtgaagctgggagttcgcccataaccgtgggcacggctattcaaatagtttatactctgatcagaggtgtactactgtacccacaagacacgactccactacacttgaacgtgcgccgacataccaccacggcataccggaaaggagaccgtgataggacccgtcacacaaccctccctatttaatcgtaccacacttcaggtttcaccccctcctttacaccaagttgggcagtcccctcttgtgccttggtagatccggaagcaggagaagctttcgttacaccacgattgcccgtccatactccatcacgcctacccttgcctgggtacgtcaaatagttcgaagtcatgctccaaatcccaccttacccatttcggcatatggttagcacttaacgacttccagggtttcccgtgaaccggtccttaatcgccatgggtgcgactctcaaaaccatgcacccatagcccaccattatcaatattttagttgacattaacccgaaccgggtagtgaatcactatctcggctattcagaactaagcataattatatgtgatctcATGaactatttgttctaagcatggctaagcattaacctaggcctgactctaatcaagttacccctggtccagcaatgaataaagttggataaacaacggcatagtaataaggtttacccgtaaataacataaagtaagtactttagttaaaacaatgcatattcgaaataaataagcggggaatttgcaataatgggttcaatatgttcaaggatgagtgtcacttgccttgctcgggcccttggggaacttcggcgacgatctcgaagtaaaccggctcttcggcggggtccgaatctaagcgacaaagcacaaaaataaataaaacaggcacaaactctactgaaacagcaaaagaaactatttttaatggattcttgataattttatgaatttaatgaaatttgaatggacctaaacggagactagatgaattacttatgaattttagaagttttctgggttttttaactaaacagaaaagtcctaaatcaattattgcgcaattaatggggctgctgacgtcagcgaggagagaggaagctgacggctgacaggtggggaccacctgtcggtgagagagagagggaaagaggcgctgacagctgggcccgggaggagagagagaaggcgggcgcggggagcgactgacgagtgggacccacttgtcagtgagagggaacagagagatggggaccgaacgtgcggtcgggcggacggcggcgaccggcgggagcggcgggcgacgcggcggcggcggcgcacggcgacggcgacgcgacggcgcgacggcgacgatcggcgagcggcgacggcgcgacggcgacgacggccggggcggcgacgcacgggcggcggtggaagaacagcggcgacggtgactggcaagcggcgacgacgcggcacgcgcgggcgcaagcgacggcggccagacgtcggcgacgcggaggcgacgacgaccacggtggccgacgggagcggcgggcgacggcctcgtccggcgacggcgcgcgactcggcggcggtcggccggagagggggagaaagaggggaggagggtgcggaggctcaccggcggcggcaagggcgcgggcgggtcggcgaggccgaggcgaaggtggcgacgcgggcgggtgcgggagatcggcaacggcggcggagatcgacgggtgccggcgacgggcgagacgcggcggcggagaggttggaggagctgcggcggacgcgagacgtccaccggcgacgacgagagtgGCGGCCGGTCGGCGATAGCGGCgtggaggtgatgacgcggctaggcggcgacgaccggtgactggtggcgagattgcgcggcggcggcgaacggcggcagcgcggcggcgactcgagcgacgatggaaaacgagcgacggcgcgcgacggaggggatttatagggtggcggcgaccggctagggcgggcggaggttggagaccgagtcggcgacgacacggtctcggcggcggcggatgcggcgacggcggttgcggcggcggcgcggagtccggctcggacgcggtgcggcgagcggcgaagcagtcactgacaggtgggccccacctgtcagtggcgtgggagagaggagggaggcggcgcggactcgcggcgcgggcgtcgcgcgagctgggccgaagccgcggcccaggcggggcgcgcgctggcgggcggagggaggccggctcggctgggccggccgaggaggagggtgggccggctcggctgggccggcccgggaaggaaaagaaaaagaaaaataaaaaggtaaaagagagagggaggaaaattggacttcggcccaatttgagaaggaagggaaaaagaaaggaaaaaggagggaaaaaggaaaaccccacttttgccgagttttaaattaatttgtttggccaaattttatacttctgcaatttgaatttaaatcctgttagtcgatttg
This window harbors:
- the LOC102721580 gene encoding HSP-interacting protein-like isoform X2; translation: MESPPRGTETSELVPNDGESSSRNSQHNGEENPISEVSNDVLLIGQAIELKEDGTRLFQRRDYEEAAIKFGNAIKLLPKEHNDIAFLHCSAAACYMHMNPEDYEHAIDQCNLALEASPKYTNALLKRSRCFEALDRLDLACEDVQKVLSLEPNNITALELSESIRERMEETDILLEKQVVSPKEPNAILAKEKIRRKVSRKFRNSIVEEEVWEMIHEEDMQENEENIEEEKCNGNDHVQNDARLEENNTEQVQIKHNRDSDEKYREETRPNHGQCSRGASNDGQKLQHSSLNMEEMFVNLKHGQDKHQKHLKEIHVRSSHEQETHPFSSIDKRQKNIDQIQTNSHSLQEKHTEKFERYANGNREKPILGRHIGRGEDKQEKRSTTKPTHHGRDKHKKHITENHTDVNRRAMKSVKFVCGDDIRIVVIPENITLMQLMDIARYKYNPHLKSILLKFMDKEGDLVTITSSEELRWVEELDPQKPVRLYIKEVSPDREITRDLVMPTTSYNKFERNHHSMSECGSSRHGEEKNSFTDDWMVQFARLFKNHVGFDSDAYVDLRDLGMRLYYEAMEETITSEEAQEIFQAAEAKFQEMAALALYNWGNVHMSRAKKRLLLSEDSSQESILFQVKNAYEWACTEYVKAGKKFEEAVDVKPDFYEGLIALGQQQFEQAKLSWRYADACKIGMGTEVLELFNHAEDNMEKGIEMWEGIEYLRVKGLSKSKKEKMLLDKLGLNGHAKDFSADEAFEQASNMRSQLNISWGTILYERSVVEFKLGLSSWEESLTEAIEKFKTGGASLPDISVMIKNHCANEKTQEGKD
- the LOC102721580 gene encoding HSP-interacting protein-like isoform X1 gives rise to the protein MESPPRGTETSELVPNDGESSSRNSQHNGEENPISEVSNDVLLIGQAIELKEDGTRLFQRRDYEEAAIKFGNAIKLLPKEHNDIAFLHCSAAACYMHMNPEDYEHAIDQCNLALEASPKYTNALLKRSRCFEALDRLDLACEDVQKVLSLEPNNITALELSESIRERMEETDILLEKQVVSPKEPNAILAKEKIRRKVSRKFRNSIVEEEVWEMIHEEDMQENEENIEEEKCNGNDHVQNDARLEENNTEQVQIKHNRDSDEKYREETRPNHGQCSRGASNDGQKLQHSSLNMEEMFVNLKHGQDKHQKHLKEIHVRSSHEQETHPFSSIDKRQKNIDQIQTNSHSLQEKHTEKFERYANGNREKPILGRHIGRGEDKQEKRSTTKPTHHGRDKHKKHITENHTDVNRRAMKSVKFVCGDDIRIVVIPENITLMQLMDIARYKYNPHLKSILLKFMDKEGDLVTITSSEELRWVEELDPQKPVRLYIKEVSPDREITRDLVMPTTSYNKFERNHHSMSECGSSRHGEEKNSFTDDWMVQFARLFKNHVGFDSDAYVDLRDLGMRLYYEAMEETITSEEAQEIFQAAEAKFQEMAALALYNWGNVHMSRAKKRLLLSEDSSQESILFQVKNAYEWACTEYVKAGKKFEEAVDVKPDFYEGLIALGQQQFEQAKLSWRYADACKIGMGTEVLELFNHAEDNMEKGIEMWEGIEYLRVKGLSKSKKEKMLLDKLGLNGHAKDFSADEAFEQASNMRSQLNISWGTILYERSVVEFKLGLSSWEESLTEAIEKFKTGGASLPDISVMIKNHCANEKTQEGLSFKIDEIVQAWNEMYDAKKLKNGGSSFRLEPLFRRRPSKLHNILEHIHYT